One genomic region from Nitrospira sp. encodes:
- a CDS encoding transposase, which produces MATECIPQLTFEFHPKMKTVARFDQAHASTDGGVVLLRAVDEQLQLTERLAACLPDGRDPDKIRHAMRELLQQRVFGLACGYVGREKGTFSLLSKISSQQASGL; this is translated from the coding sequence ATGGCGACAGAGTGTATCCCGCAACTGACGTTCGAATTCCATCCCAAGATGAAGACCGTGGCCCGATTCGATCAGGCTCATGCCAGCACCGATGGGGGCGTGGTGCTGCTCAGGGCCGTGGATGAGCAGCTGCAGCTGACCGAACGGTTGGCCGCCTGCCTGCCTGACGGCCGAGACCCGGACAAGATCCGACACGCGATGCGCGAGCTGCTGCAACAACGGGTCTTCGGGCTGGCCTGCGGGTATGTGGGAAGAGAAAAGGGGACTTTCTCACTCTTGTCCAAAATAAGTTCTCAACAGGCCTCCGGCTTGTGA
- a CDS encoding IS4 family transposase has product MVTVASCFAQMLALIDRADFARAVRQHAAERAAKGFSCWDHLIAMLFCQMGSAHSLREICGGLATALGKLVHLGIRRTPTRSTLAYANAHRPWQLYETLFYQVLTRCQAVAALKRRRFRFKHPLRTLDATIIELCATVFDWARFQRTKGAIKLHLQLDHQGCLPCWALVTDGDTNDVRIAQQLTFAPGTIVVIDRGYLDYARYHRWTVDEVGFVTRPRTNMLYEVLEQRSVPTRGPVLVDEVIRLTSSHAADRCSVPLRQVTIWDERQQRPLRFLTTLMQLAASTIAAIYRERWQIELLFKALKQHLRIKTFVGTSENAVQVQIWIALLAMLLLKFLQLKSTWPWSLSNLAALLRFNLLTYRDLWDWLNAPFERPLLIPAPPQQRLFAT; this is encoded by the coding sequence ATGGTAACCGTCGCCAGTTGCTTTGCGCAAATGCTCGCCCTGATCGATCGCGCGGACTTCGCTCGGGCCGTTCGACAGCACGCCGCTGAGCGAGCAGCCAAGGGGTTCAGCTGCTGGGATCACTTGATAGCGATGCTGTTTTGTCAGATGGGTAGTGCGCACTCACTTCGAGAAATCTGTGGCGGCTTGGCCACCGCCCTTGGCAAACTCGTCCACCTTGGCATCCGTCGGACACCGACTCGGTCCACGCTGGCCTATGCCAATGCGCATCGGCCCTGGCAGCTGTACGAGACGCTCTTCTATCAAGTCCTCACCCGTTGCCAAGCCGTCGCGGCCTTGAAGCGCCGCCGGTTCCGGTTCAAGCACCCCTTGCGCACCCTCGACGCAACGATCATTGAACTCTGTGCCACGGTGTTCGATTGGGCCAGATTCCAGCGGACGAAGGGGGCGATCAAGCTCCATCTGCAGCTGGATCACCAGGGGTGTTTGCCCTGCTGGGCCCTCGTGACCGACGGCGACACCAACGACGTGCGGATCGCCCAACAGCTCACCTTTGCGCCAGGCACCATCGTGGTGATCGATCGCGGGTATCTCGACTATGCCCGCTATCATCGTTGGACGGTCGACGAGGTGGGATTTGTCACCCGTCCCCGCACCAACATGCTCTACGAAGTGCTGGAGCAACGCTCCGTGCCGACACGCGGACCGGTGCTGGTCGATGAGGTGATCCGTCTCACCAGTTCCCATGCGGCTGACCGGTGCTCGGTCCCCCTGCGACAGGTGACGATCTGGGATGAGAGACAGCAGCGGCCGCTACGGTTCCTGACCACTCTCATGCAGCTTGCGGCCAGCACGATTGCCGCCATCTATCGGGAGCGCTGGCAGATCGAACTCCTCTTCAAGGCCTTGAAACAGCATCTCCGGATCAAGACGTTTGTGGGCACGAGTGAGAACGCCGTACAGGTCCAAATCTGGATCGCCCTGCTCGCGATGCTGCTGTTGAAATTTCTGCAGCTGAAGTCCACGTGGCCCTGGAGTCTCTCGAATCTGGCCGCGTTGCTCCGCTTCAATCTGTTGACCTATCGGGATCTGTGGGACTGGCTCAATGCGCCCTTTGAACGGCCGCTGCTCATACCAGCGCCGCCCCAACAGAGGCTATTCGCTACCTGA
- a CDS encoding transposase yields MPRTTHPSAGGLCYRVINRGNARAEVFRKAEDYAAFRDLLTEAVDRVRMRVLAYCLMPNHFHLALWPRGDGDLSRFMQWLLTAQVRRYHRHYQSSGHVWQGRFKALPIQQDAHLLTVLRYIERNPLRAGLVARAEEWRWSSLRGRVETMRSGMIYWII; encoded by the coding sequence ATGCCTCGCACCACCCACCCCTCGGCAGGTGGTCTCTGCTACCGTGTGATCAATCGTGGGAACGCCCGTGCGGAGGTGTTTCGGAAAGCCGAGGACTATGCGGCGTTTCGCGACCTGCTTACGGAGGCGGTAGACCGCGTGCGGATGCGGGTGCTGGCCTATTGCCTGATGCCGAATCATTTTCACCTGGCGCTCTGGCCCCGAGGCGATGGCGATCTCAGCCGCTTCATGCAATGGCTGCTGACGGCGCAGGTACGGCGCTATCATCGGCACTATCAATCGAGCGGCCATGTCTGGCAGGGCCGCTTCAAGGCCTTGCCCATCCAACAGGATGCGCATCTCCTGACAGTGCTGCGGTACATCGAGCGCAATCCGTTGCGAGCTGGGCTGGTCGCACGGGCAGAGGAGTGGCGGTGGTCCAGTCTGCGGGGACGGGTCGAAACAATGAGGTCGGGAATGATTTATTGGATCATCTGA
- a CDS encoding DUF3368 domain-containing protein, whose protein sequence is MIALARIGSLGLLRQLTDQIVIPEAVYAESASRAAGRPGSIEIGQADWIVHRTVENQALVQQLRTHVGLGEAEAIILAREIGADAIVVLDDATARRLAEQEGCRVVGLLGLLVLAKQRGLLSAVRPLLDAMRSNGFFVSEKLYTIILRQVAEE, encoded by the coding sequence TTGATTGCACTAGCTCGGATCGGCTCGCTCGGCTTGTTACGTCAACTGACTGATCAAATCGTCATTCCTGAGGCCGTCTATGCAGAGAGCGCGAGCCGCGCGGCAGGTCGTCCCGGAAGTATCGAGATTGGTCAGGCCGACTGGATCGTACACCGAACGGTTGAGAATCAGGCACTCGTCCAGCAGCTCCGCACCCACGTCGGCCTGGGAGAAGCCGAAGCCATCATCCTCGCGCGGGAAATCGGAGCAGACGCCATCGTAGTATTGGATGATGCCACGGCTCGACGACTCGCCGAACAAGAAGGATGCCGAGTTGTGGGGTTGCTAGGCTTACTCGTCCTTGCAAAACAACGTGGTCTGCTCTCGGCAGTCAGACCGCTCCTTGACGCGATGCGGAGCAACGGCTTCTTTGTAAGTGAGAAGCTCTATACGATCATCCTCCGACAAGTCGCCGAGGAATAA
- a CDS encoding UPF0175 family protein, which produces MGQPLTIDIPSELLEVLGTEDEARREAKTALILDLVRRGKVSRARAAEFLQISLADFPAILAQYQIPWFDYSAETLREDLRTLAAPPSTPSA; this is translated from the coding sequence ATGGGACAGCCACTCACCATCGATATCCCCTCGGAATTGTTGGAAGTGCTCGGGACAGAAGATGAGGCACGCCGGGAAGCAAAGACCGCCCTTATCTTGGATCTGGTCCGCCGAGGAAAAGTTTCTCGGGCTCGTGCGGCAGAGTTTCTCCAGATCTCATTAGCTGATTTCCCGGCCATCTTGGCCCAGTATCAGATTCCCTGGTTTGACTATTCCGCAGAGACCCTTCGTGAAGATCTGCGGACATTAGCCGCTCCTCCATCCACTCCTTCCGCGTGA
- a CDS encoding DUF2442 domain-containing protein: protein MPTVLRSTAESVTITNDTLTVELSDGRSLSVPLDWFPRLVHATQAERKRWRLIGRGRGIHWDLLDEDIGVDGLLAGKPSGESQASFQKWLATRQSTRSR from the coding sequence ATGCCCACTGTACTACGATCCACAGCAGAATCTGTCACCATCACGAACGACACGTTGACCGTCGAACTGAGCGATGGACGAAGCTTGTCCGTTCCCCTCGATTGGTTCCCTCGCTTAGTCCATGCGACACAAGCGGAACGAAAACGCTGGAGGTTGATCGGGCGAGGACGTGGCATTCATTGGGACCTGCTCGACGAAGACATCGGTGTCGATGGGCTCTTGGCCGGCAAACCGTCGGGAGAAAGCCAAGCGTCCTTTCAGAAGTGGCTCGCCACACGACAAAGCACCCGATCCAGGTGA
- the recA gene encoding recombinase RecA, with translation MSEKDDKKRALDLALSQIEKQYGKGAIMKLGTEEKVDVPAISTGSLGLDIALGVGGLPRGRVIEIFGPEASGKTTMTLHCIAEVQKVGGVAAFIDAEHALDLTYAKKLGVQADDLLVSQPDTGEQALEIAETLVRSGAIDLIVVDSVAALTPRAEIEGEMGDAHMGLQARLMSQALRKLTAAIAKSLTTVIFINQIRMKLGVMFGNPETTTGGNALKFYSSVRLDIRRIESIKEGQEVMGSRVRVKVVKNKMAPPFRQAEFDIMFAEGISKTGELVDMGVDKKIIEKSGAWYSYKSERIGQGRDAAREFLKNNFATAREIEMKLRELAGVPARNEKKAEAKEEKPASRSEDKRAHR, from the coding sequence ATGTCCGAAAAAGACGATAAGAAGCGCGCGCTCGACCTAGCCCTGTCCCAGATTGAGAAACAGTACGGGAAGGGCGCGATCATGAAGCTGGGGACGGAGGAGAAGGTCGACGTGCCCGCGATTTCTACCGGTTCACTGGGACTCGACATTGCCCTCGGTGTCGGCGGACTTCCACGCGGGCGGGTGATTGAAATTTTTGGACCGGAGGCTTCTGGAAAAACGACGATGACGTTGCACTGTATTGCCGAAGTGCAGAAGGTCGGCGGAGTGGCCGCCTTTATCGATGCCGAACATGCCCTTGATCTGACGTATGCCAAAAAGCTCGGCGTACAGGCCGACGACCTACTTGTGTCTCAGCCGGATACGGGTGAACAGGCGCTGGAGATTGCCGAAACATTGGTGCGAAGTGGTGCCATTGATTTGATCGTGGTCGATTCGGTTGCGGCGTTGACGCCTCGTGCGGAAATCGAGGGTGAAATGGGCGATGCCCACATGGGCCTTCAAGCCAGACTCATGTCGCAGGCGCTGAGAAAGCTGACAGCCGCTATTGCAAAGTCCCTGACGACGGTGATCTTCATCAATCAAATCCGCATGAAACTCGGCGTGATGTTCGGAAATCCAGAGACCACAACCGGAGGAAATGCGCTCAAATTCTACTCCTCCGTTCGGCTGGACATCCGTCGCATCGAATCGATCAAAGAAGGTCAAGAGGTGATGGGGAGCCGTGTCCGTGTGAAGGTCGTGAAGAACAAGATGGCGCCGCCGTTTCGTCAGGCGGAGTTCGATATCATGTTCGCCGAGGGGATTTCCAAGACCGGTGAATTGGTGGATATGGGTGTCGACAAGAAGATCATCGAAAAATCTGGTGCGTGGTATTCATACAAGTCAGAACGAATCGGCCAGGGGCGCGACGCCGCTCGAGAGTTCCTCAAGAACAACTTCGCCACCGCTCGCGAGATTGAAATGAAACTTCGAGAGTTGGCCGGGGTGCCTGCTCGCAACGAGAAGAAAGCCGAGGCCAAAGAAGAAAAACCTGCTTCACGAAGCGAGGACAAACGGGCGCATCGATAG
- a CDS encoding regulatory protein RecX produces the protein MQLGIRFLARRDRTVAQVERFLVSKGASPVQVRQTVRRLSNLNYLNDHAYAQRWVVNRLTNRPRGRERLKAELQAKGISETLADRVIADAFRGLDEEAVAHRVLQTAQRYGRRLTRSQTSNFLRRRGFSEETIDRMIEKKGINEEAVYEE, from the coding sequence ATGCAGCTCGGGATACGGTTTCTTGCTCGTCGAGATCGTACCGTCGCCCAAGTTGAACGATTTCTCGTTTCCAAAGGAGCTTCGCCCGTTCAAGTACGGCAAACAGTTCGTCGTTTGTCCAATCTCAACTATCTCAACGATCACGCCTATGCTCAGCGGTGGGTGGTCAATCGGCTGACCAACCGGCCGAGGGGACGCGAACGGCTCAAGGCCGAATTGCAGGCCAAGGGAATTTCCGAGACGCTGGCGGATCGGGTGATCGCCGATGCATTTCGTGGGTTAGACGAAGAGGCTGTGGCTCATCGAGTCTTGCAGACCGCGCAACGGTATGGTCGTCGGTTGACTCGTTCTCAGACTAGTAACTTTCTCCGCCGGCGGGGTTTCAGTGAGGAGACCATTGATCGTATGATAGAGAAGAAGGGCATAAACGAGGAAGCTGTCTATGAAGAATAG
- the alaS gene encoding alanine--tRNA ligase, with protein MKNSATDLRRAFIRYFEEQGHQAVPSASLLPQADPTLLFTNAGMNQFKRTFLGEESRPYKRAVSVQKCLRAGGKHNDLENVGYTRRHHTFFEMLGNFSFGNYFKDEAIRFGWEFLTRTVGLQKDRMWVTIFREDDDAEKLWKKIGVLPSRIVRCDEKDNFWQMADTGPCGPCSEIHVDQGPVVPGDDRPNGEGDRVIEIWNLVFMQYNRDASGTLHPLPKPSIDTGMGLERLAAVAQGVYSNYDSDLFTPLLATIAGRAGTEYGKKESSDRSMRVIGDHLRAITFLMADGVLPSNEGRGYVLRRILRRAARHGRLLGIVEPFLHQLSAVVVEQMADAYPEVRMASGTIVEATKGEEERFIATLEQGLPILNEMIERAKATNRTVLAGSDIFRLYDTYGFPMDLIAEACREQGMTVDEPGFDAAIEEQRTRARKTGGFEQETARPAVAELTKRIGTTTFVGYEHLENDGVLRAILKGEQLVKEAVEGETVELAMDVTPFYAEGGGQVGDQGSLVGPEGLVDIKETMRPAPSIILHKGTVRKGRIREGERLHMTVNASTRRDAARNHTATHLVHAALRDLLGPHVKQYGSLVGPSRLRFDFAHFRPLSSRDIDDIESTVNEEIRKNEAVHTEVMNIQDAVANGALAFFGDKYGEQVRVVSIESFSKELCGGTHCRQTGDIGLFRIVSEGGVAAGVRRIEGQTGSGAYGLMKQLEADVRELSELLKVGKAELVGKTRKVLTQLKDKERELEELKLKMASGSETTSKVKTIAGVTVHQQRTDGLDVNGMRTLADQLRDKLKSGVIALGAATGDGKVSLLVVVTKDLISKLKAGDLIKAMAAEVGGTGGGRPEMAQAGGKDPAKLDAALEKVFGLVETTLRR; from the coding sequence ATGAAGAATAGTGCGACTGATCTGCGGCGGGCCTTTATCCGTTATTTCGAGGAGCAAGGGCATCAGGCAGTGCCGAGCGCGTCTCTCCTTCCACAAGCGGATCCGACCCTGCTCTTCACCAACGCCGGCATGAATCAATTCAAGCGGACCTTCCTCGGAGAAGAATCGCGCCCCTACAAGCGAGCCGTATCGGTTCAAAAGTGTCTTCGCGCAGGCGGGAAACACAACGATCTTGAAAACGTGGGGTACACCAGGCGGCACCACACATTCTTCGAGATGCTGGGCAATTTTTCGTTCGGGAATTACTTTAAGGACGAGGCCATCAGATTCGGATGGGAGTTTCTGACACGGACGGTCGGGTTGCAGAAAGACCGGATGTGGGTCACGATCTTCCGCGAGGACGACGATGCTGAGAAGTTGTGGAAGAAGATCGGTGTCCTGCCCTCGCGCATCGTCCGGTGCGACGAAAAGGATAACTTCTGGCAAATGGCTGATACCGGCCCCTGCGGTCCTTGTTCGGAGATCCATGTTGATCAGGGGCCAGTGGTTCCCGGCGATGATCGACCGAACGGGGAGGGAGATCGCGTCATTGAAATTTGGAATCTGGTCTTCATGCAATACAACCGTGATGCCTCGGGAACGCTCCACCCGCTGCCGAAGCCGAGCATCGACACGGGGATGGGGCTTGAGCGGCTGGCCGCCGTGGCCCAGGGGGTCTACAGCAATTACGACAGCGATCTGTTCACACCGCTGCTTGCGACTATTGCCGGACGGGCCGGCACCGAGTACGGCAAGAAGGAATCCTCGGATCGTTCGATGCGGGTTATTGGCGACCATCTGCGCGCCATCACGTTTTTGATGGCGGATGGTGTATTGCCGTCGAACGAAGGACGTGGGTACGTATTACGGCGCATTCTGCGCCGCGCCGCGCGGCACGGCCGGCTGCTCGGCATTGTCGAGCCCTTTCTGCATCAACTCAGCGCAGTCGTCGTCGAACAGATGGCCGACGCCTATCCGGAAGTGCGCATGGCATCCGGTACGATCGTCGAAGCGACGAAAGGCGAGGAGGAGCGGTTTATCGCAACGCTCGAACAGGGCTTGCCGATTCTGAACGAGATGATCGAGCGGGCGAAGGCGACAAACCGAACAGTTTTGGCTGGGAGCGACATCTTCAGGCTCTATGACACCTATGGCTTTCCCATGGACTTGATCGCTGAGGCCTGTCGCGAACAGGGCATGACGGTCGATGAACCTGGTTTCGATGCTGCGATCGAAGAGCAACGGACTCGCGCGCGCAAGACCGGTGGATTCGAACAGGAAACGGCCAGACCGGCCGTCGCGGAACTGACCAAGCGGATCGGGACTACGACATTCGTCGGCTATGAGCATCTGGAAAACGACGGCGTCTTGCGGGCGATCCTGAAAGGCGAGCAACTGGTCAAGGAAGCGGTAGAAGGGGAGACGGTCGAGCTGGCGATGGATGTCACGCCCTTCTACGCTGAAGGTGGGGGTCAGGTCGGCGATCAGGGATCATTGGTTGGTCCTGAAGGGTTGGTTGATATCAAAGAAACAATGAGACCGGCGCCGTCGATTATCTTGCACAAGGGAACCGTCCGCAAGGGACGCATCCGAGAAGGCGAGCGTCTGCACATGACGGTGAATGCCTCCACGCGCCGAGACGCCGCGCGCAATCATACGGCGACGCATCTCGTCCATGCGGCCTTGCGTGATTTACTTGGGCCCCATGTAAAACAGTATGGATCGCTCGTTGGACCCAGCCGCCTTCGGTTTGACTTCGCCCATTTTCGCCCACTGTCGTCCCGCGACATCGATGATATCGAATCGACGGTGAATGAAGAAATCCGCAAAAATGAGGCCGTGCACACCGAGGTGATGAACATTCAGGACGCCGTCGCGAACGGTGCCCTGGCGTTCTTCGGTGACAAGTATGGCGAACAGGTGCGTGTCGTGAGCATCGAATCGTTCAGCAAAGAACTGTGCGGGGGCACCCATTGCCGGCAGACGGGTGACATCGGGCTCTTTCGGATTGTCTCGGAAGGGGGCGTAGCGGCTGGTGTGCGTCGTATCGAAGGTCAGACCGGCAGCGGCGCGTACGGACTCATGAAGCAGCTCGAAGCCGATGTCCGGGAACTGTCCGAGCTCTTAAAGGTTGGGAAAGCGGAACTGGTCGGCAAGACGCGCAAGGTGCTGACGCAGTTGAAGGACAAGGAGCGGGAGCTGGAAGAGCTGAAGCTGAAGATGGCGAGCGGATCGGAGACGACTTCCAAGGTCAAAACGATCGCGGGCGTGACGGTGCACCAGCAGCGGACGGATGGCCTGGACGTGAATGGCATGCGAACATTGGCGGATCAGCTCCGGGATAAGCTGAAGAGCGGCGTCATTGCGCTGGGAGCAGCGACCGGAGACGGGAAGGTTTCACTGTTGGTCGTGGTGACGAAAGACTTGATCAGCAAGCTCAAAGCCGGCGATCTCATCAAAGCCATGGCGGCGGAGGTAGGTGGAACCGGAGGCGGGCGGCCGGAAATGGCCCAGGCCGGGGGGAAGGATCCGGCCAAGCTCGACGCCGCGTTGGAAAAGGTTTTTGGCCTGGTTGAAACCACCCTCCGGCGGTAG
- the ruvX gene encoding Holliday junction resolvase RuvX has product MPGRILALDYGTKRIGVALSDELGWTAQPLETFERKTLDWDVAHIVGLVGSHAVERVVLGLPLQLDGREGPAVHAMREFAAKLEAGLSVPVVRWDERMTTKAAEALLIAADVSRKKRKGIVDRIAAAILLRSYLEAQDQVSAQSVGDRSAEETLEEWGQLSPDNRSYDAASDPHRIDRHRRSRRRGRISDDSVG; this is encoded by the coding sequence ATGCCTGGCCGCATTCTCGCGCTCGATTACGGCACCAAGCGGATCGGCGTCGCACTCAGCGACGAATTGGGCTGGACGGCGCAGCCGCTCGAAACCTTCGAACGGAAGACTCTCGATTGGGATGTCGCCCATATCGTTGGGCTGGTCGGATCGCACGCGGTGGAGCGGGTGGTGCTGGGCTTGCCGCTTCAGTTGGACGGACGGGAAGGGCCGGCCGTCCATGCGATGCGCGAGTTTGCAGCGAAGCTGGAAGCGGGCTTGTCCGTTCCGGTCGTCCGGTGGGACGAGCGGATGACGACAAAAGCGGCGGAAGCGTTGCTGATCGCCGCAGATGTCAGTCGGAAGAAACGCAAAGGAATCGTCGACCGTATTGCAGCCGCGATTCTTCTGCGAAGTTACCTTGAAGCGCAGGATCAGGTCTCCGCTCAATCCGTCGGAGACCGATCTGCCGAGGAGACGCTGGAAGAGTGGGGGCAATTGTCTCCTGACAACCGATCCTATGACGCTGCGTCTGATCCTCATCGTATTGATCGCCATCGTCGCTCTCGCCGGCGTGGCCGGATATCAGATGATTCGGTGGGCTGA
- the mltG gene encoding endolytic transglycosylase MltG: MTLRLILIVLIAIVALAGVAGYQMIRWAEAPALSESDHPPQKIVVIPEGATFQQAAALLEREQLIRSRSAFLLLGKAQEADRKIHPGEYEFNAATAPAEILAKLLAGRVVLHSITIPEGHTITQIADVLDEHRITNRGEFVRLASDKSFVTTLGISADTAEGYLYPDTYRFVRPTAAKDVIKAMVEQLGRVMTPEWQARAKDIHLTVHEVLTLASVIEKETGVGDERPHISAVFHNRLKKHIPLQSDPTVIYGLTNFDGNLRKKDLSHPSPYNTYRWAGLPPGPIANPGAQSIRAALYPMPSANLYFVSKNDGTHQFSTTLVEHNKAVEKYQKRPFRRGNHSQTFMTPDGRQTHHKEGVS, encoded by the coding sequence ATGACGCTGCGTCTGATCCTCATCGTATTGATCGCCATCGTCGCTCTCGCCGGCGTGGCCGGATATCAGATGATTCGGTGGGCTGAAGCGCCCGCCCTCTCTGAGTCCGATCACCCTCCTCAGAAAATCGTTGTGATCCCGGAAGGGGCGACGTTTCAACAAGCTGCGGCCTTGCTCGAACGGGAGCAGCTGATCAGGAGCCGTTCGGCGTTTCTGCTTCTGGGGAAAGCCCAGGAGGCTGATCGCAAAATTCATCCCGGAGAGTATGAGTTCAACGCCGCCACGGCTCCGGCGGAAATTCTTGCCAAGTTGCTTGCCGGACGTGTGGTGCTTCATTCGATCACGATTCCTGAAGGACATACGATCACTCAAATCGCCGATGTGCTGGACGAACATCGCATCACGAATCGCGGGGAATTTGTTCGATTAGCCTCGGACAAGTCCTTCGTCACGACGTTGGGCATTTCTGCGGACACGGCGGAAGGATATCTCTACCCCGACACGTATCGTTTTGTTAGGCCGACGGCTGCCAAGGACGTCATCAAGGCCATGGTTGAGCAACTCGGGCGTGTGATGACTCCGGAATGGCAGGCAAGGGCCAAAGATATTCACTTGACGGTCCATGAGGTTTTGACCCTGGCTTCAGTGATTGAAAAAGAAACCGGTGTCGGAGACGAACGTCCCCACATCTCGGCCGTATTTCATAATCGGCTGAAGAAACATATTCCCCTGCAGAGCGATCCGACGGTGATCTATGGTCTGACGAATTTCGATGGAAACCTTCGCAAAAAAGATCTCTCCCACCCCAGTCCGTACAATACCTACCGGTGGGCCGGGCTGCCGCCGGGGCCGATCGCGAACCCCGGGGCACAGTCGATCCGTGCCGCCTTGTATCCCATGCCTTCTGCGAATCTCTACTTCGTCTCGAAGAACGACGGAACGCATCAATTCTCCACGACGCTCGTGGAGCACAACAAGGCGGTGGAAAAGTACCAGAAGCGTCCATTCCGAAGAGGAAATCACTCGCAGACCTTTATGACTCCCGACGGCAGACAGACACACCACAAGGAAGGAGTCTCGTAG
- the deoC gene encoding deoxyribose-phosphate aldolase: MSGSNLPALIDHTILRPDATKVEVLRLCEEAKANGFTVIFVPPCYIDEAVAAVAGTGIRVGIPIGFPLGGHSTKTKVAEAVEAVQRGATVLDMVLNISRLKSADHDYVRADIAEVVKSTVGVEHKVILETCYLTQEEKRTACHVVVEAGADYVKTSTGFGAAGATVEDVRLLKEVVAGRVKVKASGGIRDWKTTLAMLEAGADRIGTSAGLKIIDEWRAAIHEQE; the protein is encoded by the coding sequence ATGTCAGGATCGAATCTCCCTGCTCTGATCGACCATACGATATTGAGACCGGATGCGACGAAAGTCGAGGTGCTTCGGTTGTGTGAAGAGGCGAAGGCCAACGGTTTCACTGTCATTTTCGTCCCGCCATGTTACATCGATGAGGCGGTGGCGGCGGTTGCCGGCACCGGTATTCGCGTCGGCATTCCCATTGGATTTCCGTTAGGGGGGCACAGCACAAAGACCAAGGTGGCAGAGGCCGTCGAGGCCGTGCAGCGGGGTGCGACGGTGTTGGACATGGTGTTGAATATCAGCAGACTGAAATCGGCCGATCATGATTATGTTCGCGCGGACATCGCTGAAGTCGTGAAGTCGACCGTGGGTGTCGAGCATAAAGTGATCCTAGAAACCTGCTATCTCACTCAGGAGGAGAAACGAACGGCCTGTCATGTGGTCGTGGAAGCCGGGGCTGACTATGTGAAAACGTCGACCGGTTTCGGAGCTGCGGGGGCGACAGTGGAAGATGTGCGGTTATTAAAGGAAGTCGTAGCGGGGCGGGTCAAGGTAAAGGCTTCGGGCGGCATTCGCGATTGGAAGACGACGCTCGCGATGCTGGAAGCAGGAGCCGATAGGATCGGCACCAGTGCCGGTCTTAAGATCATCGACGAATGGCGGGCGGCAATACATGAACAAGAATAA